The genomic window CACAAGCTCATGTGGGCATCGTGACAGGGAGCAGTCGACACTGCAGGCCAGTCTCTTCAGCCACTTCTTGTACAGCGGCATCTTTCAATGTTTCGCCATCCTTTAGGGAGCATCCATTCATTTGTGCTCAGCAGGCTGGCGAGACACACTTTAGCGTTCTGCGGTTTGGAGGAGATCAAGAGTACTGCGCCGCAACTCTCGACGAACTGGTCGGAGGCGTGCTGCTATGTGACGAAGCTCGACTCAGCCATTTTGTGATGGGTAACGTGAGTTGACAGTAGCAAGCTGCTCGACATCCCCTTATCGCGTGTGCACGTGGAGTGCTTGGTCTTGTTCCCCCCCCCCGCACCCCACCGTATCCTCTACTCCCCCTCTTGAGAGAGCTAGAGTGTGGTAAGCATCCATGGAGATCCTCCCACTATGTCCGTCCAATTCCCGCCCCCAGATCGACAATTTCCGATCCTCTAGGAGCGCGTTCCGACACCTCGGTGGCATTGCCGCGGACCCCTATGATCTCATCACCATCCAACGTCATGATGTTGACTGCGAGTACCTCAAGTAATTATCCGCATCTGCACTTTTGAGTACCAATCGCAGCACAAAATGTTTGCCTCTTCGCTTCGCACAGGCACGTCAGCTACCAGGCTATCACAGCTTACACGACAATTCACGACTACCTCAAGATTGGCATACAATGGCACACAATCGACGCTCAACACGGGCGCAAAGATCCCAGCCATTGGTTTTGGCACTTGGCAAGACAAGAACGCCCAGGAACCGTGAGTCTCAAAATAGCGTCCATATGTAGGTGCAACTATTTACAAGTACAGAGCCGTCGCCAAGGCACTGAAGGCCGGGTACCGCCATATCGATACAGCCCGCATCTACGGCACCGAGCCTGCAGTGGGCAACGCGATCAAAAAGTCCGGCATTGCGCGCGAGGACATCTTCCTTACGACCAAGCTATGGAACAACTCGCACCACCCAGACGACGTCGAGAAAGCACTTGACGCGTCTCTGAAAGATCTCGGCACCGACTACGTCGACCTGTACCTCATGCACTGGCCATCCCCATTTGCGCGCAGCGACGACATGTTCCCCAAAGACAGCGCGGGCAAGATCAAGCCAGGGTCCTCGGACTACGTCGACACGTACAAGGCGATGGAGAAGTGTTTTCAATCTGGCAAGGCGCGAGCCATCGGCATCTCCAACTTCAGCCGTGCCGAGCTCGAGCGCCTACTCAGCTCCACCTCGGTCGTGCCCGCAGCGCACCAGATCGAATGCCACCCGTACCTGCAGCAGCGGGGGTTCACGCAGTGGCACGCCGAGCACAACATCCACGTGACGCAGTACTCGCCCTTTGGGAACCAGAACGCCATCTACGACGCGGGTGCGGGCATGGGCAAGCTGATGGACGACCCCGTGCTCGTTGAGATTGGCAAGAAGCACGGCAAGTCGGGCGCCCAGGTTGCGCTGGCGTGGGGCATTGCGCAGGGCCACAGCGTGATTCCCAAGAGCAAGACACCGTCACGCATTGCGCACAACCTCGAAGGCGATTTTAGGCTGCCGCAGGAGGACCTTGAGCGGATTGCGGGGATTGATAAGAAGATGCGGTTCAACGACCCGTCGGACAATTTTGGGTGGGCGTTCTACCAAGATCTGGACggtaagaagaagtagaagaagtagaagaagtagaagtagaagaagtagaagaagtagaagtagaagaagtagaagtagaagaagtagaagaagtagaagtagaagaagtagaagtagaagaagtagaagaagtagaagaagaagatgaagCAGCAGCGAATGGACGCTGGTGTACGTGGATGAGGAAAGCATGAGACAATAGCATTCAACCAATACGATCAACTCAAGTAATATCATGGTCAGGACTCCATCCCGATGATCAACGACAAACGACGAGTGCAAGTGCAGAACCAACGCTGCGAGAGGTATCATGGAAATGCAAAAGCGCGTGCAAGAAAATGCAAAGACGACCACGATCCAAGTCGAGACGGGCAAACAAAAACGCCTggccatccatccatccatccatccatccgtCCATCCGTCTATCGTTCTGCCGTGCAACTCCCAAACAGAGGACAATTAAACAAAGCAAGAAGTGAACTCTTCATCACAGCTCCCAGCGTCTTCCAGTGTCTTGaattttttatttttttctTTAGAGAGCACACTCAGGTAAACCGAGTGACCCTCTTGACGCCCCTCCTCTTCTGACTCATGACCCTCCTCACAGGCCGGGTAGTGCCCCTTCTGAGCCCGCGCTCGCTCCGAGTGCTAGCAGCAAAAGCCGGCGTGAAGCGCGTGATGGCGCATATGGTGCAGGGCTTGCCGAGCTGGTCCGCGTGGGCGGCGTGGAAGGCACGGGTGCCGTAGAGACGCAGGGCCATGGCTTCGACGTCGATGCGCAGGACCCAGGCCGAGCCGGGGCCGGGTCCGCGGATGACGGGCGAGTTGAGGAGCGTGGGGATGCTGAGGTGGTATTGGCGCTCTACTTCGTCGACGGTCTGGGGGAGTGGGGTTAGCTGTgtgcgtgggcgtgggcgtgggcgtgtgAGATGAGAGCAAGGGGCACGTACCAAGGTTTGTCTGTAGAAACAATCCTCGCATGCGGCGATTAAACGCTTCACTACGGGAAACGGGTAACAGTCCAGCCCGACGTGGCAGTATATGCAGAGTCTCGGCGCGTGCTGCAGCCACAGTCGGCGGTACACGATGTGGCTCAGGTCGGGATACACGCAGGCCGCGCCGTGCGTGTCGAAGTGGGCAAAGGGCAGGTTGAACATGTTGCACGTCCGCACCAGGTGGCCGCAGTAGCTTTCGACGAGGCCATGGAGGCGTCGCGAGGTCAGCGAGAGGACGTGGAAGGGATGGCGCAGGGTGTTGAAGTCGAAGATGTCGGCGGCCCAGCGGCGTGCGTCCGGCAGCGTGGTCAGGTCTTCGCGGTTCTTGATCTCGAGCTTGGTCTGGCGCGGGAAGTCGTGGGCGCTCTGGGCCTCGGTGAGGCCGGGCAGGCGCGAGCGGGGGTGGACGAGGTGGGAGAGGATCTGGTTGACGATTTCGACGGGGAGGCGTTCGAGGGAGCTCTTGGTCAAGGTGCTGGTGGTTTGGGTGTGCGAAGTGCTCAGTTGGTGTGCCGGGTACAGCGAGtccagcggcagcagcgagAGCGCAGGAAAGTCATCGTTGTTGTCATTGTTTTCATTGTTGTcattgttgttgtcgttgttgtggttgtggttgtcaTTGTTGTTGacgttgtggttgtggttgtcgtcgtcgtcgtcacgGGCCAGCGTGGCATCgagatggtggtggtggtggtagtggaTTACGCGGGGGAGGGACAGAACAGCGGCCATTGAATGAGCAGACACGCACGGCACACGGCACACGGCACGCACAGCACAGGACAGAGGGCAGAGGCGGGCAGCAGCGGGCAGCGGGCAGCGGACAGAGGCTGGATGAAGGATGCAGCCATGCAGACAGCCGGGGCAGGGCGTGCCTTATACTGGCTGGGCTGGCGACGAAGAAACGACCTGGCGACGAGATACGGCACAGCGGTCAAGCAGGCCAGCAGTCGAGGGCAGTCGGGATGCCGACGAGGAGTGCCCCTCGCTGTGAGTGGCCGTGGACGTCTGGTTGCGGCGCAGCGACGGGACTCGACGGGCACGGCTGCATGCCAGATCACGCACGCGTCGGATCGGTGCTAGATGAGGCCATGAGCAGATTGGCGAGCGCAGCACGGCGAGCTGCTTTGTCGTCGCCGCGCGAGTCGGTATCGTTGACCGACAGGGGGGTTGCGCCCAGCTCCGCGCCCAATGAGGAGCGTGGAACGGGTGCAGATACATAATTACTGTGTACATTCACACATGcggtgtgtgtgtgtattTGTTTCTTGGCGGATTTGTGCAAGAGAGTCGACCCGTGCTGTAGGGATGGAGTCTTAGCACGGGCTCTTATTCCAGGCCTG from Ascochyta rabiei chromosome 2, complete sequence includes these protein-coding regions:
- a CDS encoding Alcohol dehydrogenase (NADP(+)) gives rise to the protein MFASSLRTGTSATRLSQLTRQFTTTSRLAYNGTQSTLNTGAKIPAIGFGTWQDKNAQEPAVAKALKAGYRHIDTARIYGTEPAVGNAIKKSGIAREDIFLTTKLWNNSHHPDDVEKALDASLKDLGTDYVDLYLMHWPSPFARSDDMFPKDSAGKIKPGSSDYVDTYKAMEKCFQSGKARAIGISNFSRAELERLLSSTSVVPAAHQIECHPYLQQRGFTQWHAEHNIHVTQYSPFGNQNAIYDAGAGMGKLMDDPVLVEIGKKHGKSGAQVALAWGIAQGHSVIPKSKTPSRIAHNLEGDFRLPQEDLERIAGIDKKMRFNDPSDNFGWAFYQDLDGKKK